The Aspergillus nidulans FGSC A4 chromosome VIII genome contains the following window.
CCtctcgagcagcttcatgaAGTGGAAACTTTGAGTCCGTCGTAGCCATATTACTATCCAATCAAGAGCGTATTCAGTTATTAAGGTGGATGTTTATGTCCAATGTTGAAGGGTTAAGAAGCATGGAAGCTGGCAAGAGCAGGTGACAAGATACCTTGATGTTGCcttgcagcctcaggcactAATTCCGAAGCTAAGAAACTTCCGTGTCCGACGCCTGCGGTCTCTACAACTTGCTCTTCAAAGACCTCCTTCCTCCTGCTGAACCCCTCTCATTACGATTCCACTCGCTCGAAACTCCTCAAAACTAGAACTTACAAACCCAACCCACTTGACCTCATACGCGTTTGGGCGAGACATCGAACCTCCAGGAGCTTGGTTTCAATCCCAAGCTACTCGGACCTATCGAGGCCCATTTCTTTACCATCTACCCCTCATAATGGACGTGATTCCATCGACTACGCCAGGTGAGGCCGTGCGCATCTCGGCGAAGAGAACAGCCGAGCTTTTCGGTCCCGAATATCTCATGGTCACACCCTCCGCCTCGAACGGATCGATTGGTGTTTCCTACCGACGAAAAACAGAATATGAACATGTGAAGgagcttcctccagctcttgcCGCAAaacaagcgcaagcagccgcagcaaggTCGAAGCGGCCTAAGATCAGTTCACGGTCAGAAGGATCGGGCTCTGGGGACAAGAGTGGCGCGTCTACGGCCCTTGTAAGGAGAGGAGGTCGCGCGAGCGGCGCTGCGGGAGATGACAAGCCAACGAGCTTAATTCAGAGACCATCAGCCACACGGCAACAACCTCCCGAGTGGCACGCACCATGGAAGCTGATGAGGGTTATATCGGGCCATCTGGGATGGGTGCGGAGTTTGGCTGTGGAACCGAATAACGAGTGGTTTGCCAGTGGTGCTGGAGACCGGACAATTAAGATCTGGAATCTTGCGACCGGTGCACTGCGGTTAACCCTTACGGGTCATATCTCGACTGTTCGCGGTTTAGCCGTATCCCCGCGACACCCatacctcttctcctgcGGTGAGGATAAGATGGTCAAATGCTGGGATCTGGAAACGAACAAGGTCATTCGTCATTACCACGGCCATCTCAGTGGTGTATACACACTTGCGCTCCACCCCCGTCTTGACCTGCTAGTAACTGGTGGTCGAGATGGCGTCGCACGTGTGTGGGATATGCGCACTCGCAGCAACATTCACGTTCTGTCCGGCCACACCGGCACTGTCGCAGATGTACAATGCCAAGAAGCCGACCCTCAAGTCATTACCGGATCTCTCGACGCGACCGTCCGCCTCTGGGATCtcgcagctggaaagaccATGGGCGTCCTCACTCACCACAAAAAGGGCATTCGCAGTCTAGCCACGCACCCTCGCGAATTCACCTTCGCATCTGCTAGCACAGGGAGCATCAAGCAATGGAAGTGTCCTGGTGGCGAGTTCATGCAGAACTTTGAAGGTCATAACGCGATCATCAATACCCTCTCCGTCAATGAAGACaatgtcctcttctccggTGGTGACAACGGCTCCATGTCCTTCTGGGACTGGAAGACGGGATACCGCTACCAGACTATCGATACAACCGCCCAGCCGGGTTcgcttgaagctgaagctggtATCATGACGTCTACGTTCGATAGGACGGGCCTGCGCTTGATTACCGGTGAGGCGGATAAGACTATCAAGGTCTGGAAGCAGGATGATCAGGCTACGCCAGAGACTCATCCTGTGACGTGGGCTCCAACACTGGGGAGGCAGAGATATTAGGGGGCCTTGGTACTTTGGTTCTGCTCCTATGCTTTTGATAAAAGAATACCCTGCTTGAGGTTTTTCGTGACGGCTTGCAATGCACATATGGAGTTCAGCGTTTGTGGTATGGTTCTTCTCTTATATGAAATCTATGGAATACAAAATGGACTTACGCCGATGGACTATATGACTACACTCAATAGAGTTCGTCACTTGCCAACACTAGGGTATCATCATATAGAAGACATTCGTATATAACACGCTCCGTAGTCCCATGCAAAACGCCTTTTCATGCTATCTTCACGCCTCCATCCCCAACCCCAATCCTTTTgcctcaacatcatctcGAAACGCAGCGCGAACATCTTCCGCCGCAACCCTGAGCCTCACCTTTCCACTACGATCGCCCCTCGTCGGAATTGCCGCGCCCCCTAAGCCTCTAGAACCGGAAGTGGCCTCTAAAGCAAGAACCCCTGAATTCATGAGCTCCATTGCCGCAAATCCCAACGCCTGAACACGGGTCCCGGTGCCACCAGCAAGCAAGAATTCTTTAATTCCTGCAccagcagctccagcaacTGCTACCGCAGCGTCGGCAATGCGTTTCGCTTCATCGGTGACGTCACCGAAGGTGGATTCTGTTATTCCTGTTCGGCGGACGCGTGCAAGGAGGGCGGCTAGGAAGAGTTTCGCGGAGAGCGGGAGACAGCGGAGGGATTGCTGCAGGGGGGTGGAGGTAGCTTCCTGGATGGCTTGCTTTATTGTTGCGATGGTGACGCGACCGGGTGTTTGTTTCCTTGGAGTCGCGGTGGATTTTTGCGGCGATATAGAAAGGGTTTGTTTTGCGtttgctctttctttccgcGCAGCAGTCTTGCTGGGTGTCGGAGGGAGGGACTCGGTGTCGTCCGCATCCAGGGCTTCTACTCCGGCGGCTTCGTTGCTTTGTTCCGCAATCTCGACCGCGCGTCGGCAGATGTCTAGGGCGCGTCGAGCGTCACCACTCACTGCCGCCACTTTGCGGCTAGCGAATTGGATCGCGTCGGAATCAACGATCTTGCCAGGCACGCTGGCTAATCGAGTAGTGATGATCTCCATTAGATCCGTATGCTTATAGCCTGGAAAAGTAATGCGGGTTAGACCCAGACGGCTAGAAATTTTGTTACTTAGGGTTCGCTCTGGAAGGTCCATGGTGTTTGCGACGGCGAGCACGATGAGACGCGAATGTCTGAGGGCTGGCCAGTTGAAGAAGTTGTACATGACTGATTGGTTCTTGGTGACTAGTTGGTCCAACTCGTCCATAAGAACAACACATGATACTCTTCGAGGCGAAGGGTTGGAGAACTCCCGATCTAGCAGATCGAGGGCATGGGAAGGTGACACTCGATCACCCTTCAACGCCTCCCAAAGCAGGGAGTAGGACTGATGAGGGTCGGTGACTTTCATGCCGTTTATCTCCACGAATATGAAGTCGTCCATCTCTTCTGCAAGTACGGCGGCATTCAACTGCGCGACGACTTCGCGGACAGTGGCTGTTTTTCCAGTACCTGGTGTGCCAGAAATATAGATGCAGGTGCCTGTCCCCTCCATAATGGCAGCACTGAGGTGGCTATATACTGTGTCGAATTCCTTCTTCCGGCAGGGAAGCGAGTCCGGAACGGCAGAAACATGGAGGAGGTTGCGAGCTTGTCGGTAGGGTGATGCAAAATGGGCAGGGGATAGCACGCGAGTCCCAAGTGGAGTGAATTCGAGTGGCTTCTTGACGATGATTCTAGTCAAGGCTGTTAGCATTATGGTCAATTGCAGGGGAATGTTCATATACCTCTTATGAGATGGAGTGGTCATCGCCTTCTGCCGTCGAGATTGTGGCGTAGCGTTTGCTaccttttgcttttttcttggTGTAGTCGGTACCACATCCTCGGCATCTTTATCTTTCGTGTCGACATACTGCTTATTTGTCAGTGATGTAGTACACCGAGAATCCATGAAGTAAGCACTCACATCAGCATCCGCCTGTTTTCTCTTTTTGGCTGCTTTCAAGCCATCCTTGATTAGATCCACAAGCTCAAGGATTTGGTCCTGTTGGTAGACGTCTTCCCAAACGAACTCCTCCGTGTAGCGGCCCTGGAGTTGGCTGACGCCCCTGCGACAGACAATGCATTTGTTGTACTCGGCCAATTCCGCCTTCGATTTCGGAGCAGCGCCGTTGGGGTATCGCGCGAAGAAGGCATCTTTGGACATGACTTGTGCTTTCCCATTGATTGAATTCAGGGGGTTGACATTGAAGTCCGTCGTCAAATATTGCTCGTTTGGCAAAGCATCTGCTCTTCGCTTGTTTCTCGTCGACATGAATTCGTCCGGGGAAGCAAACCACATGATATTTGCCGATTTGATGGgttcatcgtcttcgtcatcttcttcctcaagaAACTCAGTAATGATTCCAGCCCAGTCtttcccaggctctgggGACTTTAGTAGCACGGTATCCCCTATTCTGCACTCGAAAGGCCCCGTTCGAGCTCCGA
Protein-coding sequences here:
- a CDS encoding mRNA splicing protein prp46 (transcript_id=CADANIAT00001416) is translated as MDVIPSTTPGEAVRISAKRTAELFGPEYLMVTPSASNGSIGVSYRRKTEYEHVKELPPALAAKQAQAAAARSKRPKISSRSEGSGSGDKSGASTALVRRGGRASGAAGDDKPTSLIQRPSATRQQPPEWHAPWKLMRVISGHLGWVRSLAVEPNNEWFASGAGDRTIKIWNLATGALRLTLTGHISTVRGLAVSPRHPYLFSCGEDKMVKCWDLETNKVIRHYHGHLSGVYTLALHPRLDLLVTGGRDGVARVWDMRTRSNIHVLSGHTGTVADVQCQEADPQVITGSLDATVRLWDLAAGKTMGVLTHHKKGIRSLATHPREFTFASASTGSIKQWKCPGGEFMQNFEGHNAIINTLSVNEDNVLFSGGDNGSMSFWDWKTGYRYQTIDTTAQPGSLEAEAGIMTSTFDRTGLRLITGEADKTIKVWKQDDQATPETHPVTWAPTLGRQRY
- a CDS encoding origin recognition complex subunit 1 (transcript_id=CADANIAT00001417), translated to MSPAAAADDVDSQTRKRNALKRAEQWMTKGGIIREDSDDELGEEDLPWEWIYDTELDNNEETGKGVQASGETPKSSRRRSSRQSQRKIIGARTGPFECRIGDTVLLKSPEPGKDWAGIITEFLEEEDDEDDEPIKSANIMWFASPDEFMSTRNKRRADALPNEQYLTTDFNVNPLNSINGKAQVMSKDAFFARYPNGAAPKSKAELAEYNKCIVCRRGVSQLQGRYTEEFVWEDVYQQDQILELVDLIKDGLKAAKKRKQADADYVDTKDKDAEDVVPTTPRKKQKVANATPQSRRQKAMTTPSHKRIIVKKPLEFTPLGTRVLSPAHFASPYRQARNLLHVSAVPDSLPCRKKEFDTVYSHLSAAIMEGTGTCIYISGTPGTGKTATVREVVAQLNAAVLAEEMDDFIFVEINGMKVTDPHQSYSLLWEALKGDRVSPSHALDLLDREFSNPSPRRVSCVVLMDELDQLVTKNQSVMYNFFNWPALRHSRLIVLAVANTMDLPERTLSNKISSRLGLTRITFPGYKHTDLMEIITTRLASVPGKIVDSDAIQFASRKVAAVSGDARRALDICRRAVEIAEQSNEAAGVEALDADDTESLPPTPSKTAARKERANAKQTLSISPQKSTATPRKQTPGRVTIATIKQAIQEATSTPLQQSLRCLPLSAKLFLAALLARVRRTGITESTFGDVTDEAKRIADAAVAVAGAAGAGIKEFLLAGGTGTRVQALGFAAMELMNSGVLALEATSGSRGLGGAAIPTRGDRSGKVRLRVAAEDVRAAFRDDVEAKGLGLGMEA